In Dehalococcoidia bacterium, the DNA window ATCCACGGGCCCGCGATCATCGGCGAGAACACCCAGATCGTCGACAGCTACGTGGGCCCCTACACCTCCATCTACCACGACTGCCACCTGCATAACACCGAGATCGAGTGCAGCGTCGTCCTCGAGCGCTCCCGCATCGAGAGCCCCGGCAACCGCATCCACGAGAGCCTCATCGGCCGCGACGTCGAGCTTTCGGGCGAGGCGACGAAGCCCCGCGCGCTGCGGCTGGTGCTAGGCGACCACTCGAAGGTAAAGGTGCCGTAGGGCAGGCGCCGGGCTTCAGGTGCCGGGCCTGCTGTGTGCGCCGGCGCGGGAGGACGGGCGGCTTGCCGACCAGCTCCCTCCGCCTGTCCGGGCCGGAATGGAAGCGGCGGCCTCCTGTCGCCGTCATCGGCCCGGCAAGAGACAGCGCCTCTTGCCCCAGTGGAGCCCTCCCGCTGACACTTATGTCCGGATGAAGACCATCCTCGTCACCGGCGGCGCCGGCTTCATCGGCTCGAACTTCGTGCGCTGGCTCCTGCGCCACCACGACTACAGCGTCATCAACTTCGACAAGCTGACCTATGCTGGCAACCTCGACAACCTGCTGGACGTGCGGGACGACCCCCGCTACCGCTTCGTGCGGGGCGACATCTGCGACGCGGCGGCGGTCGAGGCCGCGATGGCCGAGGCGGATGCGGTCGTGAACTTCGCCGCGGAGACGCACGTCGACCGCTCGCTCATGGACCCGGGCGCCTTCATCCAGACGGACGTCTACGGGGTCTTCGTCCTGTTGGAGGCGGCCCGCAAGCGCGGCGTCGAGCGCTTCCTGCACATCTCGACAGACGAGGTCTACGGCCCGCGCTTCCCCGAGAACCCGGGGCGGGAGTCGGACGCCCTGACGCCGGCGAACCCTTACGCCGCGAGCAAGGCCGGCGGCGAGATGATGTGCTTCGCCTATCACAGGACCTACGGCCTGCCAGTGCTGGTCACGCGCAGCCGGAACAACATCGGGCCGTACCAGCACCCGGAGAAGGCGGTGCCGCTCTTCGTCACGAACGCGCTGGACGACCAGCCGCTGCCGGTGTACGGCGAGGGCCTGCAAGTCCGCGACCGCCTCTACGTCGAAGACAACTGCGAGGCGATCGACCTGGTGTTGCACCATGGCGCGGTCGGCGAGGCCTACAACATCGGCGCTGACAACGAGCGGCCGAACATCGAGGTGGTCGAAGCGATCCTGTCGATGCTCGAGAAGCCGCGCTCGCTGATCCGCTTCGTCGAGGACCGCCAGGGCCACGACGCGCGCTACTGTATCGATACGGCTAAAATACGTTCCCTCGGCTGGCAACCGAGGCACGACTTCGAGGCGGCGCTCGGCAAGACCGTCGCCTGGTATCGCGAGAACCGCTGGTGGTGGGAAAAGGTGAAGTCGGGAGACTATGCTGCTTACTACCAGCGCCAGTACGGCGAACGCCTATCCCGAGCAAGGGCTGCCCAGTAACTGGGGCCTGCACGAGGCGTTCGACCCCTTCCCCATGGCCACGCCTACCGTCGCGATAGTCCTGGTGAACTACAACGGGGCGGCGTTCATCGACGAATTCGCGTCGTCGCTGGCGCGCGTCGCTTATCCGGAGCAGCGCCTCTTTATCATCGACAACGCCTCGACCGACGGCTCCCGGGAGAAGCTGCCGCGGCTGTTCCCGCAGGCCTGCATCGTCAACAACGAGACGAACGTCGGCCTGGCGCCGGCGCTGAACCAGGCGCTGCAACGCTGCCTCGATGGGCGCACGAACTACGTCCTCCTCCTGAACACCGACACCACGCACGCGCCCGACTTCCTCGACAAGCTCGTCGCGGCGGCTAACGACCGCACGATCGTGGTGCCGAAGGTCCTCTCGTATTACGACCACGGCCGCATCAACACGCACGCCGGCGGCTTCGACTGGACGCGCGGCACCTTTCGCGGCACCTACGACGGCCGGCCCGACGGCCCCTGGACTGCAGCCCGGCGCGAGATAGAGACGGCGAGCTTCTGCTGCATGCTGATCCCCGCCACCGTCTTCCACGACGTAGGGGGCATGGACGAGCGGCTGGCGATGTACTACGAGGACACGGACTTCGCGGCCCGCGCCCGGGCCATGGGCTACCGCCTGTTGTTCGAGCCCTCGGCCGTCGTCTACCACCGCGAGGGCGGTTCCGGGGGCGGCAAGGAGTCGCCGTTCAAGCACTACTACGCCACCCGCAACCGGCCTTATCTGGTGAAGAAACACTCCGGCCGCCTGCGCTACGCTGCCTTCACCGCCTACTTCCTCACGACACGCATCGCGCGCATGGCGCTCTACGCCCTGCGCGGCAATCTCCCCCTCCTCCGCGCCCAGTGGCTCGCCCTCCGCGATTACTACGGCGGGCGCATGGGCATGACGTACACGCCCGCGGAGCTCTCGAAGGTAGTGGGGGCGTAGTCCGCGCCATGGCCCGCGGCCTTGACGCGATCCGCGCCGTTGGTCCGGACTCCTGGGACGAACTCG includes these proteins:
- the rfbB gene encoding dTDP-glucose 4,6-dehydratase, producing the protein MKTILVTGGAGFIGSNFVRWLLRHHDYSVINFDKLTYAGNLDNLLDVRDDPRYRFVRGDICDAAAVEAAMAEADAVVNFAAETHVDRSLMDPGAFIQTDVYGVFVLLEAARKRGVERFLHISTDEVYGPRFPENPGRESDALTPANPYAASKAGGEMMCFAYHRTYGLPVLVTRSRNNIGPYQHPEKAVPLFVTNALDDQPLPVYGEGLQVRDRLYVEDNCEAIDLVLHHGAVGEAYNIGADNERPNIEVVEAILSMLEKPRSLIRFVEDRQGHDARYCIDTAKIRSLGWQPRHDFEAALGKTVAWYRENRWWWEKVKSGDYAAYYQRQYGERLSRARAAQ
- a CDS encoding glycosyltransferase family 2 protein, which encodes MLLTTSASTANAYPEQGLPSNWGLHEAFDPFPMATPTVAIVLVNYNGAAFIDEFASSLARVAYPEQRLFIIDNASTDGSREKLPRLFPQACIVNNETNVGLAPALNQALQRCLDGRTNYVLLLNTDTTHAPDFLDKLVAAANDRTIVVPKVLSYYDHGRINTHAGGFDWTRGTFRGTYDGRPDGPWTAARREIETASFCCMLIPATVFHDVGGMDERLAMYYEDTDFAARARAMGYRLLFEPSAVVYHREGGSGGGKESPFKHYYATRNRPYLVKKHSGRLRYAAFTAYFLTTRIARMALYALRGNLPLLRAQWLALRDYYGGRMGMTYTPAELSKVVGA